In Duganella zoogloeoides, a single genomic region encodes these proteins:
- a CDS encoding cupin domain-containing protein produces MALAHVTSGQSVALTRAGEDTTQFSAIALAKTAQLELIRLVLPAGKEMPKHHVKGEITFQCLSGRVAFITGATTTTLNGGEMLYLDGGVPHAVRALADSVALVTIILRH; encoded by the coding sequence ATGGCCCTGGCACACGTAACGTCAGGTCAATCCGTCGCGCTCACGCGCGCCGGCGAAGACACTACGCAGTTTTCCGCGATCGCGCTGGCCAAGACCGCGCAGCTCGAATTGATCCGGCTGGTGCTCCCGGCCGGAAAAGAAATGCCGAAGCACCACGTGAAAGGCGAGATCACGTTCCAGTGCCTGAGCGGGCGGGTCGCCTTCATCACGGGCGCCACCACCACCACGCTCAACGGCGGCGAGATGTTATACCTCGACGGTGGCGTGCCCCACGCAGTCAGGGCGCTGGCCGATTCGGTGGCGCTGGTGACGATCATACTGCGCCACTGA
- a CDS encoding BRO family protein, giving the protein MSTDDDGVPASRQTARAALVNIRRMLAGEVPFPTSPEAAAEMVKAAVPVQAPQQDEPPFLGTSDQVMAGFEGAAQRTPDGTEYWSAIDLMELLGYGSWNHFEPVIKRAYIACNQSGLTINEHFAEIHEKVDTEGGVELRIRDVNVTRYGAYLIAQNGDSKKKQVAFAQTYFAAQTRRQELQTQRSEEITE; this is encoded by the coding sequence GAACATTCGCCGCATGCTCGCGGGTGAGGTGCCCTTTCCAACGTCGCCGGAAGCCGCCGCAGAAATGGTCAAAGCTGCGGTTCCCGTCCAGGCACCGCAACAGGACGAGCCACCCTTCCTTGGCACCTCAGATCAAGTCATGGCAGGTTTCGAAGGAGCTGCGCAGAGAACACCTGACGGCACAGAGTACTGGAGCGCCATCGACCTAATGGAGCTCCTGGGCTACGGATCATGGAATCACTTTGAGCCAGTGATAAAGCGCGCCTACATCGCATGCAATCAAAGCGGCCTCACGATTAATGAACACTTCGCTGAGATCCATGAAAAAGTTGATACCGAAGGCGGCGTAGAACTTCGAATCCGCGACGTTAACGTCACCCGATATGGTGCCTATCTAATTGCTCAAAATGGCGACTCGAAGAAGAAGCAGGTGGCGTTTGCTCAAACATACTTTGCTGCTCAAACGCGCCGCCAAGAGCTACAGACGCAGCGCAGCGAAGAAATCACTGAGTGA
- a CDS encoding PDZ domain-containing protein, translated as MGKLLPASLSVVMLATLLSGCVSGYTTFYKPVAGATPEAIAAKRAAPPPAAPIVERAQPGDPQTILDAYAKRGYAMIGNAMFNSGRPETEDSAVRQAQTVGADLVLILNPKYTGTITSNIPITTPTTTTSYSTGTATAYGAGGPVTAYGSGTTTTYGTTTNYVPIAINRSDYGAIFFVKQKLGLGLFTRDLNDSERQQLQTNKGAVVRVVVDDTPAFNADLLVGDIIVSLDGIGISGTKMFNDLLRDRTGKIVSIGLIRRGQRLEKSVQLNL; from the coding sequence ATGGGAAAATTATTGCCAGCTTCGCTGTCGGTAGTCATGCTCGCGACATTGCTGAGTGGGTGCGTTAGCGGCTACACAACGTTCTATAAACCAGTCGCCGGAGCCACGCCTGAGGCCATCGCGGCTAAGCGAGCCGCGCCGCCACCGGCAGCACCAATTGTTGAACGAGCCCAGCCAGGCGACCCGCAAACCATCTTGGACGCGTACGCGAAGCGCGGATACGCGATGATCGGTAACGCGATGTTTAATAGCGGCCGTCCTGAAACCGAAGATTCGGCCGTTCGCCAAGCACAGACAGTCGGCGCAGACCTTGTCCTTATCCTGAACCCCAAATATACAGGCACGATCACCTCAAATATCCCTATCACCACTCCCACGACGACCACTTCCTACTCCACCGGCACTGCGACAGCATACGGTGCAGGAGGGCCTGTAACGGCGTACGGCAGTGGGACCACAACAACCTACGGCACTACCACCAACTATGTTCCTATCGCTATCAACAGATCCGATTACGGCGCAATTTTTTTCGTGAAGCAAAAACTTGGGCTGGGCTTATTTACTCGTGATCTTAACGATTCCGAGCGCCAACAACTACAAACTAACAAGGGTGCCGTAGTTCGCGTGGTAGTGGACGATACTCCGGCATTCAACGCAGACTTGCTGGTTGGCGATATCATCGTCTCACTGGATGGTATCGGCATATCAGGCACAAAAATGTTTAACGATCTATTACGTGATAGAACAGGAAAAATCGTATCCATCGGTCTTATTCGTCGAGGCCAGCGCCTCGAAAAATCTGTTCAGCTTAATTTGTGA
- a CDS encoding winged helix-turn-helix transcriptional regulator has protein sequence MNELDQHDIPPQCFSADCPSRALFDQVLDKWSMMVLTVLDGGPVRFNAIKRRLEGVTQKALTQCLRRLERNGLLTRHVLALSPVAVEYEITALGHTLLQPFKAMHEWTLVKLPEVEAARQEFDARQAQQAR, from the coding sequence ATGAACGAACTTGACCAGCACGACATCCCGCCCCAGTGTTTTTCCGCCGACTGTCCCAGCCGCGCGCTGTTCGACCAGGTGCTCGACAAGTGGTCGATGATGGTGCTGACGGTGCTCGACGGCGGCCCGGTGCGCTTCAACGCCATCAAGCGCCGGCTCGAGGGCGTCACCCAAAAGGCGCTCACGCAATGCCTGCGCCGGCTAGAACGCAATGGCCTGCTCACACGTCACGTGCTGGCGCTCTCGCCGGTGGCGGTGGAATACGAGATCACGGCGCTGGGCCACACCCTGTTGCAGCCATTCAAGGCCATGCACGAGTGGACGCTGGTCAAGCTGCCGGAAGTGGAAGCGGCACGGCAGGAGTTCGATGCGCGGCAGGCGCAGCAGGCGAGGTAG
- a CDS encoding anti-phage dCTP deaminase, whose protein sequence is MSKKYTGTFEQLKAQLKSIGTEWDESQTNKKVLRRDGAVLSWFVSTGSLQFQGKAGAKERLEADTLKILYPDQPETAASISTQETLIAAAVLQEPPPAEASLETQYLLHGVNNSELIIGLVSAVGTESKLVTDPLKDRLKGFGYSTEEIRLSQILPPDTSGGLEYDRIRHYMSAGDAHRERAGNNAILAAGAAKLIAEKRTSNSTNLKKAYIINSLKHPDEVAFLRKVYGDGFYLFGIHADVKRRHHFLTEDKGCTSTDADLLIKIDEDESIDHGQKTRDTFHLSDFFLNLGKNSDQVKNTIQRFLELIFSHPYQNPTFDEFSMFMAFNSSVRSSDLSRQVGSVISKHQQIIATGANDVPRSGGGLYWAEIDPDTGKVKDQADGKDYTREEDSNKRTQIEIIDEITASALREGLVIGDQSDKLKELLKQSKISDLTEFGRVVHAEMEALLSCGRAGIPTAGAILYCTTFPCHNCAKHIIAAGIERVVYVEPYPKSRALDFHSESIQLKTQPEEKHDPSLVTFEPFIGVGPRRFLDLFSMNLGSGSKLKRKSKQGGTLEWSKETAVIRTPLLPHSYLDIEKAAIALWTNSIK, encoded by the coding sequence ATGAGCAAAAAATATACTGGAACCTTTGAACAACTAAAAGCCCAGTTGAAATCTATCGGCACCGAATGGGACGAATCGCAAACTAATAAGAAGGTCTTGCGTAGAGACGGAGCAGTTCTCAGCTGGTTTGTTTCGACAGGAAGCCTTCAATTTCAAGGCAAGGCGGGAGCAAAGGAACGGCTTGAAGCGGACACCCTAAAGATTTTATATCCTGATCAACCGGAGACTGCTGCAAGCATCAGCACTCAAGAAACGCTGATCGCCGCAGCCGTCCTTCAGGAACCTCCACCTGCTGAAGCGTCGTTAGAAACCCAATATTTATTGCATGGTGTCAATAACAGTGAGCTAATCATTGGACTGGTAAGTGCAGTCGGAACTGAATCGAAGCTGGTTACTGATCCGCTAAAAGATCGGCTTAAAGGTTTTGGCTACTCGACTGAGGAGATTCGGCTGTCGCAGATACTGCCGCCGGATACTTCCGGCGGTCTCGAATACGACAGGATACGCCATTACATGAGCGCGGGAGACGCTCATCGTGAACGCGCTGGAAACAACGCGATCCTTGCTGCAGGTGCTGCAAAGTTGATAGCAGAAAAACGAACAAGCAACTCCACCAATTTAAAGAAGGCTTACATAATAAATTCTTTAAAGCATCCAGATGAGGTGGCATTCCTACGCAAAGTCTATGGAGACGGATTTTATCTCTTCGGGATTCACGCAGATGTTAAACGAAGGCATCACTTCCTCACGGAGGATAAAGGATGCACTTCTACCGACGCAGATTTGCTAATAAAAATCGATGAAGATGAAAGTATCGATCACGGTCAAAAAACACGTGATACCTTCCATTTGTCGGATTTTTTTCTGAACTTAGGAAAAAATAGTGATCAAGTTAAAAATACTATACAGCGTTTCCTTGAGCTAATCTTCTCACACCCATACCAAAATCCTACGTTCGATGAATTTTCGATGTTCATGGCGTTTAATAGTTCGGTTAGATCGAGCGACTTGTCACGCCAAGTGGGATCAGTGATATCGAAGCATCAGCAAATAATTGCTACCGGCGCAAACGACGTTCCAAGGTCCGGTGGCGGGCTCTACTGGGCGGAAATTGATCCCGATACCGGGAAGGTAAAAGATCAAGCAGACGGCAAAGATTACACAAGAGAAGAAGACTCAAATAAGCGAACTCAAATCGAAATAATTGATGAGATCACTGCTTCAGCGCTTCGAGAAGGGCTAGTGATAGGCGATCAGTCTGATAAGCTAAAAGAGCTCTTGAAGCAAAGTAAAATTTCGGACTTAACCGAGTTTGGGCGCGTCGTTCATGCTGAGATGGAAGCGCTGCTTTCATGTGGCCGTGCTGGCATTCCAACGGCGGGTGCTATTCTGTATTGCACGACATTCCCATGCCATAATTGTGCAAAACACATCATTGCAGCGGGCATTGAGCGTGTGGTCTACGTTGAACCTTATCCTAAGAGTCGAGCTCTCGATTTTCACTCCGAGTCCATCCAGCTTAAAACTCAACCGGAGGAAAAACACGATCCTAGCCTCGTAACGTTCGAACCGTTTATCGGCGTGGGACCAAGACGATTTCTTGACCTCTTTTCCATGAATCTTGGATCAGGATCTAAACTGAAGAGGAAGAGCAAACAGGGAGGAACGCTGGAGTGGTCAAAAGAGACGGCTGTAATCCGGACACCGTTACTCCCGCACTCATATCTTGACATTGAAAAGGCTGCAATTGCGCTTTGGACCAACTCAATTAAGTAG
- a CDS encoding penicillin-insensitive murein endopeptidase, producing MKKMVAILVALGTAMCGVATALEAHAASTCYGTAANGRASGAVPLPAQGQNYGVYASLGVTLGRTYVHQRVRDIVVDAYAATYRTLPASRFLYGETGLSTGGPFKPHRTHQNGTSVDFMVPVLDGKGQSVLLPSNALNKFGYALEFDASGKLDDLHIDFEAVAEHLYQLSVAAKLHGAPINRVIFQKELVTQLYRTRRGAYLRNSVTFMKATPWIRHDEHYHVDFTLPCRPLKDYSK from the coding sequence ATGAAAAAAATGGTCGCGATCCTGGTGGCGCTTGGCACGGCCATGTGCGGTGTGGCCACCGCGCTGGAAGCGCACGCCGCCAGCACCTGTTATGGCACTGCGGCCAACGGGCGCGCCAGCGGCGCCGTGCCATTGCCCGCGCAAGGGCAAAACTATGGCGTCTATGCCAGCCTCGGTGTCACGCTCGGCAGGACTTACGTCCACCAGCGCGTGCGCGACATCGTGGTCGATGCTTATGCCGCCACTTACCGCACCCTGCCGGCCAGCCGCTTCCTCTACGGAGAAACCGGCCTGTCCACCGGCGGCCCCTTCAAGCCGCACCGCACCCACCAGAACGGCACCTCGGTCGACTTCATGGTGCCGGTGCTGGACGGTAAGGGACAGTCGGTGCTGCTGCCATCGAATGCGCTCAACAAGTTTGGCTATGCACTGGAATTCGACGCCAGCGGCAAGCTCGACGATCTGCACATCGATTTCGAGGCCGTGGCCGAACACCTGTACCAGTTGTCCGTCGCAGCGAAACTGCACGGCGCGCCGATCAACCGCGTGATCTTCCAGAAGGAACTGGTGACGCAGCTGTACCGCACCAGGCGCGGCGCCTACCTGCGCAACTCGGTGACGTTCATGAAGGCGACGCCATGGATCCGGCACGACGAGCACTACCATGTGGATTTCACGTTGCCGTGCCGGCCGCTCAAGGACTACAGCAAGTGA
- a CDS encoding IS3 family transposase (programmed frameshift), which translates to MTRNKQTIEVVTVSEERRRRWSAEEKAALVRETYEPGMNVSLVARKHGVGASQLFNWRKLEREGALTAVTAGESVVPASELAAARAQIAQLQRMLGKKTMEAEILKEAVEFARGKKVDCALALVGQGRPVKPVCSALGVARSHISQMMIRPTDWVDGRTVQTFHQPADAILVDAVRAEITALPTYGYRRAGALVNRTRALVGLQTINHKRFYRVMKENRLLLAKAPKRPVSSRVHDGVVSVAESNQRWCSDGFEIACDNGEVVTGVFMKDCCDREIIAWRAWGERGLPGEPVRDMLVEAVEARFGQANVGSAKLEFLSDNGGAYRAHETHALARALGIEPVHTPVCSPQSNGMAERFVNTFKRDYVSLMDRSTAEVVLAQLPDAFMHFNEVHPHSSLKLKSPRMYRRELARRAQESGVN; encoded by the exons ATGACTAGGAACAAGCAAACAATCGAAGTGGTGACGGTGAGCGAAGAGCGCCGCAGGCGCTGGTCAGCCGAGGAAAAAGCGGCGCTGGTACGCGAGACATACGAGCCAGGCATGAATGTGTCGTTGGTCGCCCGCAAGCACGGCGTGGGTGCGAGCCAGCTGTTCAATTGGCGCAAACTCGAACGCGAAGGTGCGTTGACGGCGGTCACTGCCGGTGAGTCGGTCGTGCCGGCGAGCGAACTGGCCGCCGCACGCGCTCAGATCGCTCAGCTGCAGCGCATGCTCGGCAAGAAGACGATGGAGGCGGAAATTCTGAAGGAGGCCGTCGAGTTCGCTCGCG GAAAAAAAGTGGATTGCGCGCTCGCCCTTGTCGGGCAAGGACGACCAGTGAAGCCGGTTTGTTCTGCCCTTGGCGTAGCGCGCTCGCATATTTCGCAAATGATGATTCGCCCTACCGACTGGGTCGATGGCCGCACCGTACAAACGTTTCATCAACCTGCTGACGCGATCCTGGTCGACGCGGTGCGCGCCGAGATCACTGCATTGCCGACGTATGGATATCGTCGTGCAGGCGCTCTGGTCAACCGCACACGCGCTTTGGTGGGGCTGCAAACGATCAACCATAAACGCTTTTACCGGGTGATGAAAGAGAACCGTCTGCTGCTGGCAAAAGCGCCAAAACGCCCAGTTAGCAGCCGCGTGCACGACGGTGTGGTGTCGGTGGCCGAATCGAACCAACGCTGGTGCTCCGACGGCTTTGAGATCGCTTGCGACAACGGCGAGGTGGTGACGGGCGTCTTCATGAAAGACTGCTGTGATCGTGAGATCATCGCGTGGCGGGCCTGGGGCGAACGTGGCCTGCCTGGCGAGCCGGTGCGCGACATGTTGGTGGAGGCGGTGGAGGCCAGATTTGGGCAGGCCAACGTGGGATCGGCCAAACTGGAATTTTTGAGCGACAACGGCGGTGCCTATCGAGCTCATGAAACGCATGCGCTGGCACGCGCGCTAGGCATCGAGCCGGTGCATACACCGGTGTGCAGCCCGCAATCGAACGGCATGGCCGAGCGCTTTGTGAACACGTTTAAACGGGACTACGTCAGCTTGATGGACCGCAGCACTGCCGAGGTAGTGCTGGCCCAACTGCCAGACGCATTTATGCATTTCAATGAGGTGCATCCGCACTCGTCGTTGAAGTTGAAATCACCTCGCATGTATAGGAGGGAGCTGGCACGCCGGGCTCAGGAAAGCGGCGTTAATTAA
- a CDS encoding NADH:flavin oxidoreductase yields the protein MSYTDTSVLFRPLTIKSLTLKNRIVMAPMTRMFSPDGVPTADSAAYYARRAAGQTGLILSEGTVIDRPASTNDPKIPHFYGDAALAGWKDVIDAVHSAGGRMGPQLWHTGSARNSEWEPAAPVESASGLDAPGKPRGVAMTEADIADTIAAFGKAAADAKRLGFDIAEIHGAHGYLIDHFFWAATNLRTDGYGGRTLKERSRFAREILAEVRKAVGPDFPIILRLSQWKQQDLTVRLAETPDAMADWLVPLVEAGADVLHCSQRRFWEPEFPGIDGENGLNFAGWAKKLTGATTISVGSVGLDGDVLNAFAGKGSGVMSIDRLVERMERDEFDLIAVGRVLLTDPQWTAKIAGINREHLQGFDPASLGALV from the coding sequence ATGTCTTATACCGATACCAGCGTCCTGTTCCGCCCTTTGACCATCAAGTCGCTTACCCTGAAAAACCGCATCGTCATGGCGCCGATGACGCGCATGTTTTCGCCGGACGGCGTGCCCACGGCCGATAGCGCGGCCTATTACGCGCGCCGCGCCGCCGGCCAGACCGGCCTGATCCTGTCCGAGGGTACGGTCATCGACCGGCCGGCATCGACCAACGATCCGAAGATTCCGCATTTTTATGGCGACGCGGCCCTGGCCGGCTGGAAGGATGTGATCGACGCCGTGCACAGCGCTGGTGGTCGCATGGGCCCGCAGCTGTGGCACACCGGCTCGGCCCGCAACAGCGAGTGGGAACCGGCAGCGCCCGTCGAAAGCGCTTCCGGCCTGGATGCGCCGGGCAAGCCACGCGGCGTGGCCATGACCGAGGCCGACATCGCCGACACCATCGCCGCCTTCGGCAAGGCCGCCGCCGACGCCAAGCGCCTCGGTTTCGACATCGCCGAAATCCACGGCGCGCACGGCTACCTGATCGACCACTTCTTCTGGGCCGCCACCAACCTGCGCACCGACGGCTACGGCGGCCGCACGCTCAAGGAACGGTCGCGCTTTGCGCGCGAGATCCTGGCCGAAGTGCGCAAGGCCGTCGGCCCCGACTTCCCGATCATCCTGCGCCTGAGCCAGTGGAAACAGCAGGACCTGACCGTGCGCCTGGCCGAGACGCCCGACGCCATGGCCGACTGGCTGGTGCCGCTGGTGGAAGCCGGCGCCGACGTGCTGCACTGCTCGCAGCGCCGCTTCTGGGAGCCGGAGTTCCCGGGGATCGATGGCGAGAACGGCCTCAATTTCGCCGGCTGGGCCAAGAAGCTGACCGGCGCCACCACCATCAGCGTCGGTTCGGTCGGTCTTGACGGAGACGTGCTCAACGCCTTTGCCGGCAAGGGTTCCGGCGTGATGAGCATCGACCGCCTGGTCGAGCGCATGGAGCGCGACGAGTTCGACCTGATCGCCGTGGGCCGCGTGCTGCTGACCGATCCGCAGTGGACCGCCAAGATTGCCGGCATCAACCGCGAACACCTGCAAGGCTTCGATCCGGCGTCGCTGGGCGCACTGGTCTAA